In Maniola hyperantus chromosome 13, iAphHyp1.2, whole genome shotgun sequence, one genomic interval encodes:
- the IRSp53 gene encoding uncharacterized protein IRSp53 isoform X2: METEELTKLVDGIYKNILDKFNPGARQMITAGKAYLKALHGAAAASRLYVDAVGKLGRQAQQGTWGGCADIGTALMKVVEVYREIQDQQMNILKAFYVDLLVPLETNLEKDTKVVQSEQKRFLQQHKLRSESYSKAAATIKKQRKKKTNVTKVGSAMDKEMKSMQILEEEKTKLDAFCEQSLKNAMTQERRRYGFVLERQCSLAKHWLAYHSAGATAYNTGLEEWLEVSRTREFLPSNVEAMFVSRMRQVSFWADEDVYASPRNGDDDDRASVGSALRKTRSVDASCLDVRSIADLGSPSHDTDIRTKTRPSSIAPPTSTSRDPPLARALYAYSAAGDNQLSFQQGDILALLGDRTKGWQYGENLRTHSAGWFPLAYTEQIINEDTGGSSPARWSIAQTPTETPPPAPLAHTQMSATAHVHSHPPTRMFGDTVTAHHVTKGRLANSSPGLPPTLPAPSPSALSTSASANFHPTPIVAASGAIKNSTSAASFTTHAVIETRTFGPQTLPMRSQVAQKTGPAKTVVSAVGAVGNVSLHSSNDSGFSNEPPPQPDIDYSDEEAQRLRVPISKSAHQNLEHKTYLLKTQSLKRGPRPNNTNNGYLTDDQQLLLRNMLDMDKDSQKIKRTKSFWKFGRTTSEEIMEGMSLWQHRDIVDTVPEYKKKLFVKLKKDLRPAPDVPESIKQNGQEKPPSPENVPTRPQETIDRKNIKVNNGMRQARSLGSIQHEERVEKEKRGNMNYHHNPMMNKKSFSEKSIAEEKQDEFVQRNESRHSDLTNSSTIKTNFENSFYNDENGDGFVMKTVKRREILQRYDNESNSDNNSVASSTDPYDCIIVDDHMTPKKQQELDRRRQVQNIDNDVKNNKENAYMPEFEEIEVTPIKPHVRATMSTEKTKKSSHERSPPKVMEFKTFKDTSKEIKSFSASSETLKYKDDQPTDRYGIPIERNNNDIRNEDAYNEHDDGTLKYKKRTSEEKTRKHNFENGNNKEYPQAEIRNQKKERRSFETNEPRIDYSLDRRHSRKDFTDTKNRENKTKNRINRSYDDSTLPYNGRREERYYESNISYFSDQERRSSSRYDYETDSKKAEKSKIKQEEARLEARRFMDQRNDAPYSESDDQKFNEALKQQRPQLLPRTKLLKRTVDGNELPEEGHTFGPWYDLWGRETAMYK; the protein is encoded by the exons AATATCTTGGACAAGTTCAACCCTGGCGCGCGACAGATGATAACGGCCGGTAAAGCATATTTAAAGGCTTTACATG GTGCGGCAGCCGCCTCTCGCCTGTACGTCGATGCAGTGGGTAAACTCGGCCGACAGGCACAACAAGGGACTTGGGGAGGATGCGCCGATATTG gTACCGCTCTTATGAAGGTGGTGGAGGTCTATCGAGAAATTCAGGATCAACAGATGAACATC CTGAAGGCGTTCTACGTGGATTTGCTCGTCCCCTTGGAGACTAATCTGGAGAAGGATACGAAAGTAGTGCAG TCTGAACAGAAAAGGTTTCTACAACAACACAAACTGCGTTCGGAAAGTTACAGCAAGGCCGCAGCTACCATTAAAAAGCAACGGAAGAAAAAGACCAATGTCACTAAAGTAGGTTCAGCTATGGATAAAGAGATGAAG AGCATGCAGATATTAGAAGAAGAGAAGACTAAATTGGACGCTTTCTGCGAGCAAAGCTTGAAGAAT GCCATGACTCAAGAGCGTAGGCGATACGGCTTTGTCCTGGAGCGCCAGTGTTCCCTTGCGAAACATTGGCTGGCATACCACAGTGCTGGTGCCACGGCTTACAATACTGGCTTGGAAGAATGGCTTGAAGTATCAAGGACCAGGGAGTTCTTGCCGTCCAATGTTGAAGCAATGTTTGTGAGCAGGATGAGG CAAGTGTCATTCTGGGCAGATGAAGACGTATACGCAAGTCCTCGCAACGGTGACGACGATGATCGTGCTTCAGTCGGATCCGCATTGCGCAAAACAAGATCCGTCGACGCCTCCTGCCTAGACGTCAGGTCTATCGCAGACCTTGGATCACCTTCACATG ATACAGACATCCGTACAAAAACCCGTCCATCATCAATCGCGCCACCAACATCCACCTCACGTGATCCTCCACTGGCACGAGCTCTCTACGCCTATTCGGCTGCCGGTGACAATCAGCTCAGCTTCCAACAAGGAGACATACTGGCCCTACTGGGGGACAGGACAAAGGGCTGGCAGTATGGAGAGAACCTACGGACACACAGTGCTGGCTGGTTCCCGTTGGCTTACACTGAACAGATCATTAACGAAGATACTGG tGGTAGTTCACCAGCGCGTTGGAGTATAGCGCAGACGCCGACTGAAACGCCGCCGCCAGCGCCTCTGGCGCATACGCAAATGTCCGCCACTGCGCATGTACATTCTCATCCACCTACACGCATGTTCGGGGATACTGTTACAGCTCACCACGTTACCAAG GGTCGCTTAGCTAACAGTTCACCTGGTTTACCTCCAACTTTGCCGGCTCCATCACCAAGTGCACTGAGCACATCGGCGAGTGCTAACTTCCACCCAACTCCAATCGTTGCAGCCTCGGGGGCTATCAAGAATTCCACATCAGCTGCCAGTTTCACTACTCATGCCGTCATAGAAACTAGGACTTTCGGTCCGCAAACACTGCCAATGAGATCCCAG gttgCCCAAAAAACAGGTCCTGCAAAGACAGTCGTTTCAGCCGTGGGTGCTGTTGGCAACGTCTCATTACACAGTTCGAATGACTCGGGATTTTCAAACGAGCCACCTCCGCAGCCCGATATTGACTATAGCGATGAAGAGGCACAACGACTCCGTGTTCCGATCAG TAAATCTGCCCATCAAAACCTGGAACACAAAACATATCTGTTAAAAACACAAAGCTTGAAACGTGGCCCCAGACCCAATAATACAAATAACGGATACCTTACCGATGATCAGCAGTTACTTCTGCGCAACATGTTAGACATGGATAAGgattctcaaaaaattaaaagaactaAATCATTCTGGAAGTTTGGACGTACAACGTCCGAAGAAATTATGGAGGGGATGTCCCTTTGGCAGCATAGGGACATAGTAGATACTGTACCAGAATATAAGAAGAAACtatttgttaaattaaaaaaggatTTACGACCAGCCCCAGATGTACCAGaatcaataaaacaaaatggGCAAGAGAAGCCGCCTTCACCTGAAAACGTTCCGACACGACCGCAAGAAACAATTGACAGAAAAAACATCAAAGTCAATAATGGAATGCGACAGGCTAGGAGCTTAGGCTCCATTCAGCATGAAGAACGTGTTGAGAAAGAGAAAAGAGGGAATATGAACTACCATCACAATCCAATGATGAATAAAAAGAGCTTTTCAGAGAAGTCTATTGCGGAAGAAAAGCAGGATGAATTTGTGCAACGTAATGAATCTCGACACTCTGATTTAACAAATAGCAGTACtattaaaactaattttgagAACAGTTTCTACAATGATGAAAATGGCGATGGATTTGTGATGAAAACTGTAAAACGACGAGAAATCTTGCAAAGATATGATAATGAAAGCAATTCCGATAACAATTCTGTGGCTTCCAGTACAGACCCGTATGATTGTATCATTGTTGATGACCACATGACTCCTAAAAAGCAACAAGAACTAGATCGCCGTCGCCAAGTTCAAAATATAGATAATGACGTAAAGAATAATAAAGAGAATGCATACATGCCTGAATTTGAAGAAATCGAAGTTACACCCATTAAACCACATGTTAGGGCGACTATGTCAACCGAAAAGACGAAAAAATCTTCTCATGAAAGGTCGCCTCCTAAAGTTATGGAATTCAAAACATTTAAGGATACATCAAaggaaattaaatcattttccgCATCATCTGAGACACTCAAATATAAGGATGACCAACCAACTGATCGTTATGGTATTCCTATAGAACGAAACAATAATGATATTAGAAATGAAGATGCTTATAATGAACACGATGACGGTACTTTAAAGTACAAAAAACGTACAAGTGAAGAAAAAACACGAAAGCATAACTTTGAAAATGGAAACAATAAAGAATATCCTCAAGCTGAAATCAGAAATCAGAAGAAAGAAAGACGATCTTTCGAAACAAACGAACCAAGAATCGATTATTCACTAGACAGACGACATTCGAGAAAAGATTTTACAGACACAAAGAACCGTGAAAACAAAACTAAAAACAGGATAAACAGGAGTTATGATGATAGTACACTACCATACAATGGTAGAAGGGAAGAAAGATACTACGAGTCAAACATATCATACTTTAGTGATCAAGAGAGGCGATCCTCCTCGCGATATGATTATGAAACAGATTCTAAAAAagctgaaaaatcaaagattaaACAAGAAGAGGCAAGACTGGAGGCGAGGCGATTTATGGACCAACGAAATGATGCACCTTACAGCGAATCTGATGATCAGAAATTCAATGAAGCATTAAAACAACAAAGACCGCAGCTATTACCCCGCACTAAACTATTGAAAAGGACTGTAGATGGAAACGAACTACCTGAAGAAGGTCACACATTTGGGCCTTGGTATGATTTATGGGGTCGGGAAACGGCCATGTACAAGTAG
- the IRSp53 gene encoding uncharacterized protein IRSp53 isoform X1, which yields METEELTKLVDGIYKNILDKFNPGARQMITAGKAYLKALHGAAAASRLYVDAVGKLGRQAQQGTWGGCADIGTALMKVVEVYREIQDQQMNILKAFYVDLLVPLETNLEKDTKVVQSEQKRFLQQHKLRSESYSKAAATIKKQRKKKTNVTKVGSAMDKEMKSMQILEEEKTKLDAFCEQSLKNAMTQERRRYGFVLERQCSLAKHWLAYHSAGATAYNTGLEEWLEVSRTREFLPSNVEAMFVSRMRQVSFWADEDVYASPRNGDDDDRASVGSALRKTRSVDASCLDVRSIADLGSPSHGLSRAKSDLNLQASLHSAEQDTDIRTKTRPSSIAPPTSTSRDPPLARALYAYSAAGDNQLSFQQGDILALLGDRTKGWQYGENLRTHSAGWFPLAYTEQIINEDTGGSSPARWSIAQTPTETPPPAPLAHTQMSATAHVHSHPPTRMFGDTVTAHHVTKGRLANSSPGLPPTLPAPSPSALSTSASANFHPTPIVAASGAIKNSTSAASFTTHAVIETRTFGPQTLPMRSQVAQKTGPAKTVVSAVGAVGNVSLHSSNDSGFSNEPPPQPDIDYSDEEAQRLRVPISKSAHQNLEHKTYLLKTQSLKRGPRPNNTNNGYLTDDQQLLLRNMLDMDKDSQKIKRTKSFWKFGRTTSEEIMEGMSLWQHRDIVDTVPEYKKKLFVKLKKDLRPAPDVPESIKQNGQEKPPSPENVPTRPQETIDRKNIKVNNGMRQARSLGSIQHEERVEKEKRGNMNYHHNPMMNKKSFSEKSIAEEKQDEFVQRNESRHSDLTNSSTIKTNFENSFYNDENGDGFVMKTVKRREILQRYDNESNSDNNSVASSTDPYDCIIVDDHMTPKKQQELDRRRQVQNIDNDVKNNKENAYMPEFEEIEVTPIKPHVRATMSTEKTKKSSHERSPPKVMEFKTFKDTSKEIKSFSASSETLKYKDDQPTDRYGIPIERNNNDIRNEDAYNEHDDGTLKYKKRTSEEKTRKHNFENGNNKEYPQAEIRNQKKERRSFETNEPRIDYSLDRRHSRKDFTDTKNRENKTKNRINRSYDDSTLPYNGRREERYYESNISYFSDQERRSSSRYDYETDSKKAEKSKIKQEEARLEARRFMDQRNDAPYSESDDQKFNEALKQQRPQLLPRTKLLKRTVDGNELPEEGHTFGPWYDLWGRETAMYK from the exons AATATCTTGGACAAGTTCAACCCTGGCGCGCGACAGATGATAACGGCCGGTAAAGCATATTTAAAGGCTTTACATG GTGCGGCAGCCGCCTCTCGCCTGTACGTCGATGCAGTGGGTAAACTCGGCCGACAGGCACAACAAGGGACTTGGGGAGGATGCGCCGATATTG gTACCGCTCTTATGAAGGTGGTGGAGGTCTATCGAGAAATTCAGGATCAACAGATGAACATC CTGAAGGCGTTCTACGTGGATTTGCTCGTCCCCTTGGAGACTAATCTGGAGAAGGATACGAAAGTAGTGCAG TCTGAACAGAAAAGGTTTCTACAACAACACAAACTGCGTTCGGAAAGTTACAGCAAGGCCGCAGCTACCATTAAAAAGCAACGGAAGAAAAAGACCAATGTCACTAAAGTAGGTTCAGCTATGGATAAAGAGATGAAG AGCATGCAGATATTAGAAGAAGAGAAGACTAAATTGGACGCTTTCTGCGAGCAAAGCTTGAAGAAT GCCATGACTCAAGAGCGTAGGCGATACGGCTTTGTCCTGGAGCGCCAGTGTTCCCTTGCGAAACATTGGCTGGCATACCACAGTGCTGGTGCCACGGCTTACAATACTGGCTTGGAAGAATGGCTTGAAGTATCAAGGACCAGGGAGTTCTTGCCGTCCAATGTTGAAGCAATGTTTGTGAGCAGGATGAGG CAAGTGTCATTCTGGGCAGATGAAGACGTATACGCAAGTCCTCGCAACGGTGACGACGATGATCGTGCTTCAGTCGGATCCGCATTGCGCAAAACAAGATCCGTCGACGCCTCCTGCCTAGACGTCAGGTCTATCGCAGACCTTGGATCACCTTCACATGGTTTGTCTAGAGCCAAATCAGACCTGAATTTACAAGCTAGTCTCCATAGTGCAGAACAAG ATACAGACATCCGTACAAAAACCCGTCCATCATCAATCGCGCCACCAACATCCACCTCACGTGATCCTCCACTGGCACGAGCTCTCTACGCCTATTCGGCTGCCGGTGACAATCAGCTCAGCTTCCAACAAGGAGACATACTGGCCCTACTGGGGGACAGGACAAAGGGCTGGCAGTATGGAGAGAACCTACGGACACACAGTGCTGGCTGGTTCCCGTTGGCTTACACTGAACAGATCATTAACGAAGATACTGG tGGTAGTTCACCAGCGCGTTGGAGTATAGCGCAGACGCCGACTGAAACGCCGCCGCCAGCGCCTCTGGCGCATACGCAAATGTCCGCCACTGCGCATGTACATTCTCATCCACCTACACGCATGTTCGGGGATACTGTTACAGCTCACCACGTTACCAAG GGTCGCTTAGCTAACAGTTCACCTGGTTTACCTCCAACTTTGCCGGCTCCATCACCAAGTGCACTGAGCACATCGGCGAGTGCTAACTTCCACCCAACTCCAATCGTTGCAGCCTCGGGGGCTATCAAGAATTCCACATCAGCTGCCAGTTTCACTACTCATGCCGTCATAGAAACTAGGACTTTCGGTCCGCAAACACTGCCAATGAGATCCCAG gttgCCCAAAAAACAGGTCCTGCAAAGACAGTCGTTTCAGCCGTGGGTGCTGTTGGCAACGTCTCATTACACAGTTCGAATGACTCGGGATTTTCAAACGAGCCACCTCCGCAGCCCGATATTGACTATAGCGATGAAGAGGCACAACGACTCCGTGTTCCGATCAG TAAATCTGCCCATCAAAACCTGGAACACAAAACATATCTGTTAAAAACACAAAGCTTGAAACGTGGCCCCAGACCCAATAATACAAATAACGGATACCTTACCGATGATCAGCAGTTACTTCTGCGCAACATGTTAGACATGGATAAGgattctcaaaaaattaaaagaactaAATCATTCTGGAAGTTTGGACGTACAACGTCCGAAGAAATTATGGAGGGGATGTCCCTTTGGCAGCATAGGGACATAGTAGATACTGTACCAGAATATAAGAAGAAACtatttgttaaattaaaaaaggatTTACGACCAGCCCCAGATGTACCAGaatcaataaaacaaaatggGCAAGAGAAGCCGCCTTCACCTGAAAACGTTCCGACACGACCGCAAGAAACAATTGACAGAAAAAACATCAAAGTCAATAATGGAATGCGACAGGCTAGGAGCTTAGGCTCCATTCAGCATGAAGAACGTGTTGAGAAAGAGAAAAGAGGGAATATGAACTACCATCACAATCCAATGATGAATAAAAAGAGCTTTTCAGAGAAGTCTATTGCGGAAGAAAAGCAGGATGAATTTGTGCAACGTAATGAATCTCGACACTCTGATTTAACAAATAGCAGTACtattaaaactaattttgagAACAGTTTCTACAATGATGAAAATGGCGATGGATTTGTGATGAAAACTGTAAAACGACGAGAAATCTTGCAAAGATATGATAATGAAAGCAATTCCGATAACAATTCTGTGGCTTCCAGTACAGACCCGTATGATTGTATCATTGTTGATGACCACATGACTCCTAAAAAGCAACAAGAACTAGATCGCCGTCGCCAAGTTCAAAATATAGATAATGACGTAAAGAATAATAAAGAGAATGCATACATGCCTGAATTTGAAGAAATCGAAGTTACACCCATTAAACCACATGTTAGGGCGACTATGTCAACCGAAAAGACGAAAAAATCTTCTCATGAAAGGTCGCCTCCTAAAGTTATGGAATTCAAAACATTTAAGGATACATCAAaggaaattaaatcattttccgCATCATCTGAGACACTCAAATATAAGGATGACCAACCAACTGATCGTTATGGTATTCCTATAGAACGAAACAATAATGATATTAGAAATGAAGATGCTTATAATGAACACGATGACGGTACTTTAAAGTACAAAAAACGTACAAGTGAAGAAAAAACACGAAAGCATAACTTTGAAAATGGAAACAATAAAGAATATCCTCAAGCTGAAATCAGAAATCAGAAGAAAGAAAGACGATCTTTCGAAACAAACGAACCAAGAATCGATTATTCACTAGACAGACGACATTCGAGAAAAGATTTTACAGACACAAAGAACCGTGAAAACAAAACTAAAAACAGGATAAACAGGAGTTATGATGATAGTACACTACCATACAATGGTAGAAGGGAAGAAAGATACTACGAGTCAAACATATCATACTTTAGTGATCAAGAGAGGCGATCCTCCTCGCGATATGATTATGAAACAGATTCTAAAAAagctgaaaaatcaaagattaaACAAGAAGAGGCAAGACTGGAGGCGAGGCGATTTATGGACCAACGAAATGATGCACCTTACAGCGAATCTGATGATCAGAAATTCAATGAAGCATTAAAACAACAAAGACCGCAGCTATTACCCCGCACTAAACTATTGAAAAGGACTGTAGATGGAAACGAACTACCTGAAGAAGGTCACACATTTGGGCCTTGGTATGATTTATGGGGTCGGGAAACGGCCATGTACAAGTAG
- the IRSp53 gene encoding BAR/IMD domain-containing adapter protein 2 isoform X3 has translation METEELTKLVDGIYKNILDKFNPGARQMITAGKAYLKALHGAAAASRLYVDAVGKLGRQAQQGTWGGCADIGTALMKVVEVYREIQDQQMNILKAFYVDLLVPLETNLEKDTKVVQSEQKRFLQQHKLRSESYSKAAATIKKQRKKKTNVTKVGSAMDKEMKSMQILEEEKTKLDAFCEQSLKNAMTQERRRYGFVLERQCSLAKHWLAYHSAGATAYNTGLEEWLEVSRTREFLPSNVEAMFVSRMRQVSFWADEDVYASPRNGDDDDRASVGSALRKTRSVDASCLDVRSIADLGSPSHGLSRAKSDLNLQASLHSAEQDTDIRTKTRPSSIAPPTSTSRDPPLARALYAYSAAGDNQLSFQQGDILALLGDRTKGWQYGENLRTHSAGWFPLAYTEQIINEDTGGSSPARWSIAQTPTETPPPAPLAHTQMSATAHVHSHPPTRMFGDTVTAHHVTKGRLANSSPGLPPTLPAPSPSALSTSASANFHPTPIVAASGAIKNSTSAASFTTHAVIETRTFGPQTLPMRSQVAQKTGPAKTVVSAVGAVGNVSLHSSNDSGFSNEPPPQPDIDYSDEEAQRLRVPIRPQQFATVKLRKALTNDRSSPAIE, from the exons AATATCTTGGACAAGTTCAACCCTGGCGCGCGACAGATGATAACGGCCGGTAAAGCATATTTAAAGGCTTTACATG GTGCGGCAGCCGCCTCTCGCCTGTACGTCGATGCAGTGGGTAAACTCGGCCGACAGGCACAACAAGGGACTTGGGGAGGATGCGCCGATATTG gTACCGCTCTTATGAAGGTGGTGGAGGTCTATCGAGAAATTCAGGATCAACAGATGAACATC CTGAAGGCGTTCTACGTGGATTTGCTCGTCCCCTTGGAGACTAATCTGGAGAAGGATACGAAAGTAGTGCAG TCTGAACAGAAAAGGTTTCTACAACAACACAAACTGCGTTCGGAAAGTTACAGCAAGGCCGCAGCTACCATTAAAAAGCAACGGAAGAAAAAGACCAATGTCACTAAAGTAGGTTCAGCTATGGATAAAGAGATGAAG AGCATGCAGATATTAGAAGAAGAGAAGACTAAATTGGACGCTTTCTGCGAGCAAAGCTTGAAGAAT GCCATGACTCAAGAGCGTAGGCGATACGGCTTTGTCCTGGAGCGCCAGTGTTCCCTTGCGAAACATTGGCTGGCATACCACAGTGCTGGTGCCACGGCTTACAATACTGGCTTGGAAGAATGGCTTGAAGTATCAAGGACCAGGGAGTTCTTGCCGTCCAATGTTGAAGCAATGTTTGTGAGCAGGATGAGG CAAGTGTCATTCTGGGCAGATGAAGACGTATACGCAAGTCCTCGCAACGGTGACGACGATGATCGTGCTTCAGTCGGATCCGCATTGCGCAAAACAAGATCCGTCGACGCCTCCTGCCTAGACGTCAGGTCTATCGCAGACCTTGGATCACCTTCACATGGTTTGTCTAGAGCCAAATCAGACCTGAATTTACAAGCTAGTCTCCATAGTGCAGAACAAG ATACAGACATCCGTACAAAAACCCGTCCATCATCAATCGCGCCACCAACATCCACCTCACGTGATCCTCCACTGGCACGAGCTCTCTACGCCTATTCGGCTGCCGGTGACAATCAGCTCAGCTTCCAACAAGGAGACATACTGGCCCTACTGGGGGACAGGACAAAGGGCTGGCAGTATGGAGAGAACCTACGGACACACAGTGCTGGCTGGTTCCCGTTGGCTTACACTGAACAGATCATTAACGAAGATACTGG tGGTAGTTCACCAGCGCGTTGGAGTATAGCGCAGACGCCGACTGAAACGCCGCCGCCAGCGCCTCTGGCGCATACGCAAATGTCCGCCACTGCGCATGTACATTCTCATCCACCTACACGCATGTTCGGGGATACTGTTACAGCTCACCACGTTACCAAG GGTCGCTTAGCTAACAGTTCACCTGGTTTACCTCCAACTTTGCCGGCTCCATCACCAAGTGCACTGAGCACATCGGCGAGTGCTAACTTCCACCCAACTCCAATCGTTGCAGCCTCGGGGGCTATCAAGAATTCCACATCAGCTGCCAGTTTCACTACTCATGCCGTCATAGAAACTAGGACTTTCGGTCCGCAAACACTGCCAATGAGATCCCAG gttgCCCAAAAAACAGGTCCTGCAAAGACAGTCGTTTCAGCCGTGGGTGCTGTTGGCAACGTCTCATTACACAGTTCGAATGACTCGGGATTTTCAAACGAGCCACCTCCGCAGCCCGATATTGACTATAGCGATGAAGAGGCACAACGACTCCGTGTTCCGATCAG GCCGCAGCAATTCGCAACGGTGAAACTAAGGAAAGCATTGACAAATGATCGATCATCGCCCGCTATCGAGTAA